The genomic stretch CCGGCGCGGCGGTCGGGAGAAACCGATATGCTGCCCGGCAATCGTTTTGCCATTCAAAGCGTCAACAAAGTGGTGATTATCATGATCACCGTCGGCATCCTCGCCCTGGCATATATGGGAATAAACTCCGATCGACTCATGGGAGCGCCGTCGCTCACCATAAACAATCCTTCTGCTGAAGCCTTGTCGGTCGCCTCCCCCACAATAACCATTGACGGCTTTCTCGGAAACCCCGACGACACATTGACCATCAACAACGAAACCGTGTATGTTGACGAGAACGGTCAGTTCAAAAAAACTTTTCCGTTGGATGAAGGGCTGAATAATTTTGATATCTCAGCAAAACGCTTCCTCGGTAAAACCGTAACCGTACAACGGCAAGTGGTGTACACGCCGGAACCGGAGCTTAGAAATACGCCGTTGCTACCGCAAGTCCCGTAATAATCAAAAAGGTCTTATCCATACTCAATACCAAATACTAAATACTAAATACTCATTTTATGACTAAAGAACCGATAAAGGAAAATAAAGAAAAGGACGTGGACGATTTACTCGCGGCATTGCAGAGCAAATTCGGCGAAGGCGCGATCATGAAACTGGGCGACGTAAGCCGCGTGGACGTTGAAGTCATCCCCACCGGATCATTTTCACTTGATATGGCGCTGGGCGTCGGCGGCCTCCCCAAA from bacterium encodes the following:
- a CDS encoding helix-turn-helix domain-containing protein; amino-acid sequence: MDSQKLIKELISEALEQKGLNREKLAQTTGIPDRFLDIFLDGGSTNLPAAPYVRGYLKKIAGALDLDAEELWRMHEREFPARRSGETDMLPGNRFAIQSVNKVVIIMITVGILALAYMGINSDRLMGAPSLTINNPSAEALSVASPTITIDGFLGNPDDTLTINNETVYVDENGQFKKTFPLDEGLNNFDISAKRFLGKTVTVQRQVVYTPEPELRNTPLLPQVP